The genomic interval TCGTTGTGAAGAGAGTGAGTCTATAGAGCCTACGAGCCGGCCGATCCACTGTAGTGGAATCTTGTGAGCTAGCGGACGGTCCCGCGCGGTTTGCATTAGAGGGGCCCGCTTTCATCATCCTTACCCAGATCTCTTCTATTCTGTGATCTGGGATGATTAGATGAGGTTTCCATGTGTGTGTCTTCGGGAGCATCTTCTCCTGTGGGATCATAGCCAGTTTTTCACTGCGAGTGGTTATCTAAAGTAAAGGTAAACGAGGGTGACAGATCGATGAGGGCGCTCCTGCTTATCGGTTATACCCTTCGACCCCTGTTTTAGCAGCTAGCGAAAAGGCTTCGTTCTGCTGTTCCCCGTGAGTGGTCTAAATCAGCTGCGGTAGTTAAGGTTTGGAACAAATGAGCCTAAGGGAACGAAGTTGTGAGCCTTTAGTAATATATGAATAAGAGATATTAGAAATAATAAAACCTGATGGTTCCTGTCCTGAAACGAAGGATGCGAAGAAAGTACTGCCGCCTGTCATCATGCTCAATCAGTAATAAGTTGGCTTCACCTCCGGGGATCAGTCCAGCCTTGTGAAGGGAGAGGACTCTGTGGGCGGAAGCTACTCTGTTATCTTGCTTTCCTCATTCGCATGAGAGACAGACACATTGTGCACTCAAGATGATGAATGCCACAAGAGAGATAGAAGAAAGAAGATCTGTCTCGATTCTATCTCTATCTTTCGACATCTCATCTCTATAATAGAGATAATAATGGGTGGAGAATCCTTGTGTATTCTACTGGTATAGAATCTTTGTGGAAGGCGGGAAACTTCCGTCTAGCGGTCATGGGAAAGCCAAAACTTGTATATAATAAGTCAATACTGGGTCGGTCGAGACTCTTTCTTAGTGAAGTGGGAAGACAGCACCGAATCAGACGGGCACAGAAGAAGAAGTGGTTTCATCCGACCGGCGAGATAATTCGATTTCTAGTCAGCTAACTGAGAATCCAATAGAGAAAATAGCTTTTCTAATGATTTCTCGATAGAACGATTTCTTGTGAGCCACGAAACAGATAATCCAAGTCGTAAGTACGAACCACTCAATGGAGAATCTCAGGCCAATAAGCTACGACTACGAAACGAATTGGATCGGGTTCAGCGCTTGAAAGCTATCGAAGAAGAGTCAATTCAATGCTCAAGTCAAAGGGGGGAGTCCACTTATTCAATAGAAGAGAAGCCTATATCTGCCGACCCTACTTCACTTCCTTATAGTCCCTTGCCTACTGTCTTTGAATAATGCTTCATTCCAGGGCGTAAAAGAAAGCTTAGTATAGCAATTGAATTGACCTTTTGTACTGAGGACGACCTATGAGATGGTTTGAACCGGTTCTCAAACCTACTACTATACGAACAGTCTTCTTCGGCTAAGGCTGGCAAATCCAACTCTTTTTTGTTAAAAAGAGATCTCGGATCAAGGGCTATCGACCCGACAGTGCTCCGTTGGTCCATTTAGTGGATCCTCCCCCCAAAAACAAGATCATATTGAGCAGCAACTTCGAGGAAGATAGCATTGGGACATGCTATTACCTATGTATGGTGACGGGTGTCATGCCAGAGTCTGTCCGGGTGGGCTCAAGCTAAAGCAGGAGAAGAGAGTTAGCTTTCTGCTGAGTGAGCCCGAACAGGAGCGGACGCACACTAGATCAGAGCAAGTTTAGCTGGCCCAATGGCGCAGACACCTACTAGGATGAGGCATAGCGAGAATTGAACCCACATCTCGTTGAGCTGCTCCAGCAAGCACCCCTTTCGGAAGCTCAATTTGTAGGACCGGGGAGAACACTCGCAGGCGTGCAGGCGTTTTGAGAGAGCGCAAAACTCTAACTTGAGTAAGTGCCAGCCAGGCAAAAGGGTTAGCCTGAAGTGGTGGTTTAGCCAAAGGGGGAACGTGCAACGGTTGGATTCAGCACGCTCTTAGAATAGCTGTGGAAATCCGAACGCCTATCCCAACACGGAGAGCTTATCCACTACATCTACATAAGGAATAGTCTAGTCCAATATTTCTTGTCCTTAAAATATCATATATGCACCGCTGCTGATCCTTTCTAAATCCAGCTTCAACCGAGCATACGTCTGCCGCGGGAACAGGAAGAACGGAAATTTACTTTTATGTTGAAGTCTTTCCCGTTGGAAGGCTGTTTATGAGCGGAAGGGAAGTAGAGGTAGAGGGTCCGAAGGAGAGAGGAGATCTCTGCTCTAGAAAGCTATACAGGCAACAACGAACGCGCTTTGACCCCGGGCTTCCCTTTCATTACTTCTTTTAGAAAAGATCATCAGAGAGGAGACAACCCGCTCAAAAGACCCCAATTTTCCGACCAAGACAATCAAAGATAGCCGGCGGGGGCGGGCATGGAACATGTTCACAAGGATCTTGGCATGATGGAAGGCCTAGGAGTATCGTGGGAGCACGAGGGTGCATGTGGAAGAGTGGCCAAGACAATGCCAAGAACACGTCAGGCCATGGAAGCACAATCTTGCGCTATGGAAGGTTCTAGAAGGTTCCGGAGTGATCTAGGAGTTGGTGGAAGCTCCATGGAAGCACAAAGGAGTGGTGGCATCTTAGAGGACTCTAGAGAGTCCTAGGAAGCTGCCTAGGTCGGCCAAAGGGGCTGCCATACAAGCTACAAGAAGCTAGCATTCTATAGAAGGTTCTAGAATGGCCTAGCGTGGCCTTGCCCTTGGGCAATAGGGGCTGCCCAATGCCCCACCGACTTAGTATAGCCTCTTTATTCGGGGACTTCAACGCAACGGGCCTTACAAGCTCATAAAATGGCAATTCTTCACGTTTTCCTCAGCCAGTGGGAATGAATTCTCTTACTTGATTTACATTGAAAGATATGTGTACCACACCGAACAAGCAATATGCCGATATGCTTGATGTACCAGCCAAGCCAGCTCGACCGTATACAGTAAAAGGGATTCGCCTTTGCCTCAGACAGAAGAACAACGGATTGAACAGGACAACCGGGAAGGGAAGCCTGACATAGTAGATATTGATTTGAACAAAGGAACTGAAACCGGTACCAGAAAGCAAGCAAGAGATGGAATTCAAAATGAAACAGATGACCAACCTACAATAAGAAAGACGAAAACGGAATTAGGAATTCCATTCTCTAAGACGAACTAAAGGAATGTCTCTAAGCAGCCAAGGCCAAGAGCAAGCAGGAGTTGTCCTATCTGCCTAGAAAGATTCGATAAAGAAAGTGTGAGTGGGCGGGAAATCAATAGACACAGAAAGAGAAGAGCAAAAGGAGCAGAAGGCACTCCGTTTTTTATGTGAAATCAAGGAGCAGCAGGTTAGACTTTGACACTTTCCCGAAGAGAGCTCAAAGCAATAAGATGAAAGATGGGATGAGATGCTAGCCTTAGCGCAGAAGATAAATCATTGAACCTTAGGTCACTACCGAGCAGCAATGTAGGATCATAACTGCCTGTACTGCCGAGATGATCCCTACTTGAAAAGGCGGAGACAGATTGTTGCGACAAATCGAGTTTCAAAAGCCCATTTATCAATCACATTTTCAGGCACACCAGTCAAAGAGCCATCGGACCTGTGAAAGTCACATCTTTGACTAATATACACGGGCTTCTGAGAGGATGTCCTGTTTAAGCAGCAGCCAAGGCGCCAAGACCCGTTGTTGACAAATCAGGTCAAAAGCCCAATATAACGCATTTGGAGGGCACGGCGGTACAAGGAGCCAAGCCATCAGAATCAGACCCGTAAAGGTCTCGTTTTTGACAATAAACATGGGCTTCTGAGAGGATTCTTTAATCAACCAAAACCTGCAACAGAGTCCTTAATTTCTACCACTTACAAGTGGAGAGATGTTCCATTCCCAATGGCAGAAGAAGGATGCAAGCTTGGACAAGATATTCTTCACTTGGTTGGACAGGAGATGCAGCGCGCTTAGCGTCGGAAAGATCCCTCAACATGGGTGTGCTATAAAACTAGGAGAAGAACAGAACTAAACGGATCAATTCCTTTGACCGCTCGTTTCGAGCTTCCAGTTATTCTGGATTGCTAACGTGGTTCGATGACGCCGATGGAAGGAACCACTGGAGATTCATCCAACTTCGATCCCCTAAAGGCAAGTGCGTAGGCTATAGAATCCCAAATAGAGCTCCTCTCCTTACAGTCAAGTGGCTTTCACTCCTTCGGCTCTAAACAGCTACTGTGCTTATTTGGTCTATCAGCGACTCGGCCAGCTACTGACCTAATTGGGAGCTTTTCAGTCAAGGTCGTCGGATTTTGAGGTCCTTTCGCAAGGGTCCAGATCATTCCATTGGGGAGAAAGCAGGAGTCATCCATATATAGTATAGATGAATAGTACCAGTGGCGTCTAGGATGAAGACGGGGAGTGACCGGGTTATAAGTTGGGCAGCAGTGTTCTCACTTCCAGGAATACCTACATCTGGGAGGAGAGCGGCAGAAAGAGGTGCTTGTTCCCCTCTCTACAGTGCAGGTTCTAAGACTAGGCGAAGATCGGAGACAAAACACGAATCATCAATTCCTTTGACCATTCGTTTTGAGCCTCCAATTCTTTTCGAAATGCTAACGAGGTTCAATGACGCCGACGAAGGGAACCAGCGGAAAGGCTCTCAAAGGCAGGCGCGTGGCATAGGCGGACTCATAGGATAAGGCTGTGCGTGTGAATCCCAACAATTTTTCTCCTTTTAATTAATTCAATTTCTATAAATGGCTACTCGACCTATTTGGAAAGAGCTACTCTAAAGCCTATTCTATTGGTAACTTTTCAGTCGAATTTCAGTTTCAGAGATCACTTTTCTCAGGCCAAGACCGCAGGAATAAAAAAGACCACTTCTCATTCAGGAGCGGGAAAGGAAAGATGAATTAAGCGGTCATCGAGATCTTTACATAAAATATAAGCATTACAATAAATTCAAAGCCATGAACAAAGGGGATTGACTGAGAAGTAGAGCTAAGCGATCTATTCCAAAAACTGCATCTGCTAGTGCCTTCATTTCCCTCATTGTGCCAGCTACGTCCTTCCTCTACTAAAAATCTATATTTCTTCTTCAGGCTACAAAGAATAATGGATTTGAATGTATCTGAAATGAAAGCAGCACTCGAAATATCATAAGAGAAGAAAAGCAAGTTCAGTAGTACGCCTGGTTCACGAGGTTCTACCACCGCAGGGCCCAATCATAATAAAAAAGAAAGAGTTCTCTCTTTTTTTCTCCCATGCTTTCCGTTGGTCAACAACCAACCAAAGTGCTCTATACTTCTTCACTACTCGTACAGGCTTGACGGAGTTAAGCTGTATTGAGGGAATCGTTTTGTCTCAATCAATCAAGAATGCCTCAACTGGATAAATTCACTTATTTCACACAATTCTTCTGGTCATGCCTTTTCCTCATTCTTATTAGGTTCTATCTCCCTTTGGATTTAGAAGTGAAACTCTTTTGTTACTATATAACAAAGCCCAAGTTACAGCGGGCTCTTTCTATTCTGAAATATTTCATATGTCTTTATTGCTTGCTAACTCTTGGATATAGGATCTACGCAAACTTGTTTAATGCGGTTTTACTTCATTCCATATTTGGTATTCTCCCATCTGAACTGGAGCTACTATCCCACTATCTGAATCAACCGGATAAGGATCCAGAATGGGTGGAATTCGTACGAGAGCGCCTACAAACCCAGGGCCTCTCACCCAGGGAGTACGAAATCATGGTGCGGGACTTCCTCAATACCGAATTGTGTTTTGCAACTCGAGAGCAGATTTCCTCCCTCTATCAACTCCTTTTTTATGGTCGGGAGGATCCACAATTCTTCATTGATCCACAAGACCTGGATTCCATACTGAGGGTGCACCTTGAACCCTTAGAATTCAATCACCCTGCTCTATGCCAGGTCTTAGAAAGTCTATGTGTCGAGAAGCATGATTCCCCTTTTTATCAAGATGTAAAAATGGCTCAAGCGCATCATTTTCGTGGCTTTATAAACTTAAAGCACCAAGCGAAATTGGAAATGCAACATCGCCTAGAGTTAGGAGAGGTATGGAAATCTCTTGAGAGAAGGAACGCTTTTCTAAGCCAGGAAAACGCCTCTCTAAGAGAAAAACTTTTAATTCTCGACAGGGAAGCCCCATAGAAATTCTTCTTTGTTGTGTTGCTATCCTAAAATTGCGTTCTTCGTTCCGTCGTCGATCTTCCAATTTCTTCCGGTATGCCGCTCCGCCAGCAAGGAGCGAAAGAACCAAGTTTTCTGTGGTGATGTCAGAATTTGCACCTATTTGTATCTATTTAGTGATCAGTCCGCTAGTTTCTTTGCTCCCACTCGGTCTTCCTTTTCTATTTTCTTCCAATAGTTCGACCTATCCAGAAAAATTGTCGGCCTACGAATGTGGTTTCGATCCTTCCGGTGATGCCAGAAGTCGTTTTGATATAAGATTTTATCTTGTTTCCATTTTATTTATTATTCCTGATCCGGAAGTAACCTTTTCCTTTCCTTGGGCAGTACCTCCCAACAAGATTGATCCGTTTGGATCTTGGTCCATGATGGCCTTTTTATTGATTTTGACGATTGGATCTCTCTATGAATGGAAAAGGGGTGCTTCGGATCGGGAGTAACCACTAGTGAGAGGGCAAAAATTGGGGGGTCGTGGTCTATGCTGAATTCTTTTTCTTAGATAGAATGAATGGAAAAGGGGTGCTTGTGTTGTGGTTTTCGTAGTTGCAAGAATTTTTTTTTTCGAGAAAAGGTCCCCTCCTTCAATATCATGATTGGGTCGACCAGGCCAGATCATGAGTGAATAGAAAAAAAAAAATGTACATAGCTGTTCCAGCTGAAATACTTGGAATAATTCTACCACTTCTACTAGGAGTAGCCTTTTTAGTGCTAGCTGAACGTAAAGTAATGGCTTTTGTGCAACGTCGAAAGGGTCCTGATGTAGTGGGATCGTTTGGATTGTTACAACCTCTAGCAGATGGTTTGAAATTGATTCTAAAAGAACCTATTTCACCAAGTAGTGCTAATTTCTCCCTTTTTAGAATGGCTCCAGTGGCTACATTTATGTTAAGTCTGGTCGCTCGGGCCGTTGTACCTTTTGATTATGGTATGGTATTGTCAGATCCGAACATAGGGCTACTTTATTTGTTTGCCATATCTTCGCTAGGTGTTTATGGAATTATTATAGCAGGTTGGTCTAGTAATTAGGGGGCGGCCGTTCGGTCGCCTATGATACTAGGACCAATAGGTTCAAAATGGGTTTGTGCCGCAGGTGTTGAACGATCTACTCTACACAGGTGTGGGCTTACAGGGCTAGGGCTCATAAACCCTTTCTTTCATTTATCAATAGGGCCCTGCCCTGATCGGTCACTTTTCTGGGCCGGGATCGATAAGTGGAAGTCATAAAAAAGAAATCTTTCTCTTCGCACCTCAGATCAAGAGGAAGGGTTGCTTGTCAAGCTGGCCTATATATAATAATAAGAAATTTCTTTCTATTTTATATTATTATATAATTATAAGAAAAATGGAAAGATTCGCTTTCTTTTAAACGGCTCCTTCTTCTTTGTCAACGCTACTAAGGACCTATAGGTTTGCCTACTTTACTTATTAAAGATAATGAGAATGGGTTATTCAAACAAAAAGGAAAAGGCCCTACTTAGTTGACTGACAATGACAAAGGCTTGCGAAACTAAGTAGGGCCTGAGGCCCCCTGCGAATCCGTAAATCTGAGGAGCATGCCGCAACAAAAGGATGGTCCCCTATGCATTTCATTTTTTCCTTAAGGGAAAAAAAGTACCCCCATCATAGTGAACCTCTCCTTGTGATCGGGATGAGGTAGATGCCTCCCAGCCGGGGGGCGGATCGAATCGGAGTTTCCTTAGGTAGCCACCGACCTACAGTTATCCTTAAACTTCCGTGCTTGGTGGAGAAGAAGCGAACAAAAGTACGCTCGCTTGCTGTCTTGTTCTCTGTCGCGAACTGGGATCGCTCGCCAGCTAGGTCAGATTGGAGCAAGATTTTATGAGAACATATTCCCCATATTCGGGGACAAGGGGCGGAACGACCTCTCGATCTACTTACTGCAGCCCAGGAAGAAAAACGTCGTCTAGGCGTTCCCTGTTGCTCCGATCTCCCCTACGCCTAGGACGTTGTCTGGGCCAAGAGCCATAGTTAGTTGCTGTTTCCATTTGGTTGTTTCTTCCTCGTTGTTGATACCGGCAAGACCCAGCCAGATGATGTCTGCTGGTTGGTAGTGAGAGGACTCTTAGTACCTGCATACCCAAAAGAGGGCGCTGGTTAAAAAACAATCATTTTTTTTTTCTTTCTTGCTCTCCCTTAGCAGCGGGAAAGGAGTCTATCTATCTGCCTAGCTTTGGTAGATTTCCCCCAACGCAATCCACAGAAATTCCACGAATCCCTTGGTGGATAAGTCCGACGACTCAGCAGCAGTGCGGAATTGAGTTTCTTGTCTGGTGGATCTGATCTATAGTTAGGGGGCAATACATACCAAAAGGTTCGAAGAAGGAAGGCGCATAAGAGTATATAACCAACCTACCCTTCTGTATAACCTATTCACATTAGTGAAGCGGTTGGATGCATAAGGGAAGTGCACGTTTGTGAGACCTTAGTCGGGATGCATAGGTGAGTCAACCTACGAGCACGGAAGAGCATGGTACCGCTACCCCTCTCTAAGTAAAGGTAAGATTCTTAGCCCTGTAGATGACTCCATCTAAAATACAATAGGGACAGCCGTTTTCGGCTGCTCGTTTCGTATCTTGAAGAAAGAGTAGGCTTAAGTAATGTAATAGGGGTCAGGTCAATAATAGCTATGCTATTGCCCTACTGATTTAAGGCCTCCGCCCGATCCCGAATGCACATTTTTTCGGGTTCATCTTCAATTGATGTTTTCTTAACCTTTCGAAGACCTTGCGTAAATTTTCGATGTGGTCGGTTCTTTCTTTTGAAAAGACTACCAAATCGTCCACGTAAGGCTCGCATATGTTATGTAGGAGGTCACTGATAATTTGTGTCATCGCTCTTTGATATGTTGCACTTTCTTTTTCTTTTTTTTGGGCATATCGTAGTAAGGAAAGGAAGTGAGGGCACTCATTCGAATCGAATAGCTGAAACTACTATAACTCCTATTTTTCTGCTTTAAGAGAAGCCTTCTAGCTCGTTTTAAAGCGTTGAAGAGAGAGATAGGACATTCTAAAGATAGTTGTTGAGGAAGCATCTGATTTCTAACTACGAGTCCGTTTTCAAGCTAACTGAATGCCTATCTGCTGCTAGTTCTGTTCCACTATCTGCTCTTACTGCTCTCGTTGCCGGTGTGACAGTCTGAGTAGACGGTGCTCTCTTTCCTGTTGTTTTTGGGGTTCATAACCGGTGCTATTGAATCTGCAGTTAAGGGAATATCACCAGTTCTTGGAATAAGAGCTCTGGGACTTCATGGCTTTGAGGGAGGTTTAGCCTAGCCCTAAGCCTTTTCGGAATAGAATGCTTCTTTGACAGAGCTTCAAGCAAGAAGGAGGAAGGCCCTCTTTTCGCCAATGGATCACTTAGTCGGAATAAGCGGGCTTAGGTTGATGCGGAATAAGCCATTTTTCCCCTGTTTCCATGGAAAGGTGTCGAAGGAATAGGCACATTTAGAGCTGTGGGACTTGAAGGAATAGAATGCCCCGTTAGAATGGGCAGGGACAGTCGATCATTGGCTTAATTTCCTGGGGGACTCTAGTATCAAAAATTCCCGGTATTTCGTCGTGAAAGTGTCACATTTAGATTGTTCTTATTAAAGGAAAGAGCCGAATAGACAAAGGGTTTACATGACCGCTCGCTTTGGACAAGATGCCATAGTATAAGAAGAAGGCCTTTGTTTGCAAAGATGACTTTCCCGCTTTCCTTTGTGAGGGAGGTTTGTGCACATGAATTAATAGTCAAAGTATAAGGAAGATGGCATAGAGCATAGAATGAGATTGATGCTTCGAATGCCCAGTTTTCAGGGGTTGTGATAGAAGGAGCTGTGGCACTTTCGGAAGGGGGAATCAGACTAGGCTGTCACTGTTCTAGAAGAGGAAGCGTAGCTGGCACGTTGAACCATGTCTGTCAACGGTGAAAGATAGCCCTAAAGTGAGGGCCCCGGAGATAGTATTTCTCAACTGTCGATCGACGTGACAATCATGCCTGCTTGACAAAGCCTTTTTCATTCAGTCTCCCAATAAACGAAAAAGGATTTCTGGTGACACGAAAGCTGTGCTCGACGCTCTCTTTCCTATTCCACTGCGCTAAGTGGTCTTTCCCTTTCTTGCTGGATGACTACTATGGAAAAAGATGACGACTACTCCCAGTCTCTGGTCAATCCATGCTGATGCTAGAAGAGCTATTCCCGCCGCCCACCCGAAAGAGACGAGGAAGACTAACCGCCATCCTGCTCGAACCTTTGCTGCCTGAGTTATATAGCTGACTGCGAGAAGGAAGGTTCAAGCTATGGCTGCCCCATGGGATGCTCATTTGAAACCTTTGTCCGGTCAATGCGAGAAAGAGAGAAGTGATGTAAACATAAGAATGGAAGGTTTGCTTGTCAGCTGTCGGGCCAATGAGGCTCTTCTAGCTTTACCTACACGGCAAGGGAAAGATCAAAGGCAGTTCCAAAAAGGAGTTCCCTATTTCCAGCTTGATAAAGTAAAGTCTCAGTGCCAGTTGTAAGGTTAGGAAAGCCAGGTATGATGAAATCCTCTTTTCGAATAGGAATTGATTCGATCTTATTATTAGAATATGAAGATTCAACTGAATATACTGTTTTTCAAGAAGGAATCGCCATCACCAGTGGAAGTTGAACCCGGCGATCTCTTCCTCCTGAAGTATGGAAAAAGGAAGAAAAAGCAGTCAACCACAGGGAAGGAAGGAGGTATAGCTCAACTTTCTTGCCTCTTCCTCAATCCAGTAGCGAGGTTTCAACGAGTTCTTTGTACGCGTGTAACGAAAAGTATATATACTTTTTATCCCGAATTCCCTATTACTCTCGGTCCTTGTTCTTGGTCTCTGTGAAAGATCCAGTCGATGGGAATGAATCCATGTTCAAATCTTATTACCGGGTTCGATTACGGGAAGGAAATAGAGAAGGTAAGGGACCGCTTTCCTTGTTCAAGCCGGTATTGTTTGAGTAAGTAGTAAGTAAGTGAGAAGTGGTGAATTGGCCAGGAGGAATAAAGCTTATTTCAAGTACTAATAAAAGCATTCATTACAAACTCTTGTGCTCACTTATCCCAAGTATAGGATGTTTTCCCTGAGCCTGTCTGTGTTGAATACGCTTTTTCCGTGTAGAATAGAGATTCTCTCTAAGGTTGATAGAATATACGTTTTCTTTCTCTGATTAAAGGTTGTCCAAAGAGGACTAAGAGACAGATGCTGTGCTTGCAAGTAAGCTTCAGCCAAGCATCAGATAAACCAAGTTCGGGTTGGGAAAAGGGCTATTTACCCCAGCAATATAGAATAATTATTACCCCCAGCACATCCCCAAATGAGAGCATCGTCTTTACCCCTAGAAAAGGTGCGATGTAATTTCCTGGTTCGATTACATTGCTCGATGTAATTGAGTCTTAAAGGGTAATTGCATAAGTAATCTCTTTTCTTATGAGAACTACGAATCATCCTCATGAATAAGCTCTACTCTACCTTAAGGAGATGTGGAGGCAATAGGTCCCGTGCAGCTTTAACTAACTCTACTCCTCCATACGCCTATCCTTTAGTTTAGTGGGCCAGGTCCTCCAGCCTTCCATTAGCTTTCGATTTAGTTTGCATTCAAAGTCTTGGAATGCGAGCTTATGTGCTTTCAGGTATAGGCACCATTCGCCTGACTTTCTTGAAGTCCTAGGATTCTCCCCTAGTATTCCATTCTCTCCCCCTCTCGGCCTTGCTTTCATTCCTGTCTCATTTGAAATTGCTCCTAAGGCAGGGAGTCTTCTCGAAGCTGTCTAAGTCTTGTAAGGCTCCTATATCTATATATAGAGAGGTCATGGTATGGAGGGAGGATTTCTACGCGCAACATCGTGGTTGGGGCATTCCTCCTTCTTTTAAAAGAAGACTAGAGGACGAAAGAAGAAGCTCTTACATCGGATAAAGCCTAATTCCACTGTCCTTTGAAGATTGGAAGATAGTGAAGGCCGACTTCCTTTTTAAAGATCACTCAACGATGTGGCAAATCCCCTTTTTTAAGTCTATGAATTGGAAGCAGGAAAGACTCTTCTTGAAAGCGAGTTCAGTGGCTCTCTGGTGAGGGGCACGAACGGTATAACATAGTTGCCACGAAGACACTTTTTTTTTTCTCTTTCTGTTTTTGAGGTCTGATCCGAAGGTAAACTCTAGACACATCGCACATGCGATTGACGGCTTTTGGATCGAAGGAGAAGCTAGGGTTCAAAAGGGCCAATGAAACTGCTAGTGGACTGACTTTCTAGGCCTTCTCTCTTGCAAATGAACTAAAGGCTAGGCGCCTCAGGGAAATGTATAGTGCTGCGGGAGTCCGTTCACCTTGAAGTGGAACTGTTGTGGCGGGGAATGTCACTAGTTGTGATGCTTGCTGCTCTGGTTCCCTTTCGCCCCTCTTACAACACAAGAAAGAAGGTGAGAGTAAGCACGACTTTCTTCTTCTCTTAACTAGGATATAGTTAAGAGAAGAAGAAAGTCTAGCCGGAATAAACTTTTTTACCTAAGCAATAAACTACATGAAAGCAAGCAGAGGAAGCGGAGAGGTACTTGAGAGAATGGAGGGCAGGGGCCCCTAATCGAACGCAAGGAAGAAGAGTGGGTTCCCCTAAGTAGTTGGAGGCGTCTTCTTTGAACTCAAAAACAATTTCACTTGAATTCTTCCTGTGAGTGAATCCTATCAACTAGACTCTTCCGAAATTGCGTAAGTAAAGAGAAAGAGATTCGCTCCTTCTGTTCCCGACAGGGCATCAATTTGGAACTGGAATTATCCACAGCAGATCCGAAAGCTTTAGAATTTGCCAGAGAACGATGGCCAGCTGAAGGTATGGATGAAAGAAAGAAAAAAGCTTTTCTTCTTTCAGTGAAGCTTAAGCT from Nicotiana sylvestris cultivar TW 137 mitochondrion, complete genome carries:
- the nad3 gene encoding NADH dehydrogenase subunit 3, whose amino-acid sequence is MSEFAPICIYLVISPLVSLLPLGLPFLFSSNSSTYPEKLSAYECGFDPSGDARSRFDIRFYLVSILFIIPDPEVTFSFPWAVPPNKIDPFGSWSMMAFLLILTIGSLYEWKRGASDRE